Below is a genomic region from Rhododendron vialii isolate Sample 1 chromosome 5a, ASM3025357v1.
cacacaaaacacactccacacaatgggctaccacgtccggccacattgcggtttccaaaacatttcctttcaaaccaaaatttctttttaacacacccaacctcggttccgccgcgccggtctcccgagtatcctcacaatggttccgccgcgccgggttcctattggcacacaattgcattggctcctctccgcggataaccaagccatacctcaccatggttccgccggtccgggttcccatgggaacgcacacaacctcacaatggttccgctattcctggatttccattggaacacacacaacctcacaatggttccgctatttcggatctccattggaacacacacaacctcacaatggttccgctattcccggattcccattggaacacacacaacctcacaatggttccgctattccggatctccattggaacacacacaacctcacaatggtttcgctattccggatctccattggaacacacacaacctcacaatggttccgctattcccggattcccattggaacacacacaacctcacaatggttccgctattccggattttcattggaacacacacaacctcacaatggttccgcttttcccggattcccattggaacacacacaacctcacaatggttccgcttttcccggattcccattggaacacacacacacctcacacaatgggcaagtccagccacattgcggattccaaaacttttcactcttttcaaatatttattttatacacGCACatacacaactcacataatgccactcaaaaccggtcattatgttgtttcaaaatattttctcctcgaaaaacatttcctttcattaaccacaccctaggtgtcatgtttttactttctcggttcttgtgtctcgtttacatacaaagactccacggtaggacaaacgtaagcaagaatcatcctaacaagatcatccaattctatattactcatcacgcttaattactacttatagcataacgccacatgtacggacgtctttggagtgtatcacttatgctttattcaaagcacaacgccacatgtacggacgtctttggagtgaaatcacttatgcgttatcacataccacaagtaatacaagcaactcatatacgcatactcataactatatcaaagatcaaaatacaaatatttctaaacaaatgataagtacgtaaattaagataacctactttatacttgggttGGAAGACAAAGAGAtcctacttatacttagggaagtgagtagaggtattctaccttacttcttggcggtaggtcggctacggaaagtacgtcggtggtcgggcggagtaacttcctacggtggtctccggtagctttgaaagagaaaggtttctctcgaaacttctacttgactattactactactactttcggatcgagagggtggtcgagtggcggtctaggttgagtttcttgaagaactcaagaacaactcaagaacaaagaaagaactaacaagaacaaagaaagaacaagatttttctagagagagaagttgctaggtgaaggtgtgagttgaatggcaaacatgtgGTGCTATTcataggcaaaattcttggctctctcccctctcacaaggccggccctctctctctctaaatcctccatggatttgctccataactcaatctttcacttgtcaaactttgattgaaagcttgatgggctaggatattaggcttgcatggctaggatttgtaccaaggatgggattatggaagatttgttgcaaggaaaggagacaagagtacaagattttgtgctaaacaaatatagaagtacaatggaggttaatggagggctagtttcttagctaggaaggaagattcaccaaggatttgaaagatgtaggaaagtcaagtcaaggtacaatccatcttcctctctccttcctctctctctctctctctctctctctctcgggtctctctccctctctctctcggcaatctctctctctctctctctctctctccctagtacacacacacacacacacatatatatatatatatatatatatatatatatatataacaagaaagaataagaaagtacaaagtacaaaaattcacaaaatcaaatacccaataaggaaatccaattaggcacatgtttgaaaataaataaattagggtactttgtaatctaggtagatcacaccttccattaaacaaatccaattgggtacaaaatcccaatacaaaataataaaaaggtacttaggaaaatcttaggctttaaaggctacataataaaatatgggtactttcaatattggtacatcatcacatggggtttaagaaaatattagttTTAATGAATccatgtacttgttgaaagaataaaccctttacccaatggataataaaatccctaacggttaataaccaaagggtaataaggtaagagtactttaaatattaaactaagtctttgaaaaaaaactacatgtcctttttattattacacatgcttatatataaatgtacttaccaaataaaataaagaaaaggcttttgtccaatgagtaaagattaccctaacggttattgtccaatggtccaaggttacttgggtacttttattagaaaaaataatcaaaagtacttttcaaaataattataaaagtctattcaagtactttgctcaaatctttcattaaacccttttaatataaagaattgggtttctattatccaatggataatagttcccctaacttttattgtccaatggacaaagaataaaaccaaattaataaaaataaataaataagtaatttatagggttgaaaaaggttgactagtcaaatcaactttattggaaggttccctagtcacatcggtactttatttggtcaaaagactcttttatccaagtatcactaacttccctaacggttattacccaatggataatagtttcccttgcggttaataaccaaaggataaaatgagtacaagtaccttttatttgaaaatatgatttttgaaagactacatgtactttcataataaaaaatttattatccaatggacaaaaattacccttgtggttattatccaatggataatggaggggtgggagaatccccaataaacaatgcatataagtactagcacatgtttttataaaccattaagatactatatcttgtactttaccaaaatatttaaatggggggcctattgtccaatggacaaagattaccctaaccattatggactaatgggtaaagacaaaggttcaagagtttcaaaaggtccaaaaggttcatctagtaactaggtgagttggttgctcggttcctccaagtagtcggttggaaattaactaaattggtcacgtaggtttttctagtcaagagtttaaccaaggaccaaaatctaactacgacgaatattaacaagaaatcatataacactcaagagaaaataagtaatttaaataaaattcaaatatttaacgaaatttttattcaccaaaattcagggtcgttacatagTGAATGCCAAAAAGACCATTGAACTGGGTGTCTTCACTGGATACTCCCTTCTTCTCACTGCCCTTTCAATTCCAGAGGACGGCAAGGTCTGAAAATTATTCATTCTATTGATTGTTCATTGTCAAATTCATTAATTCATCAGTATATACATGGATAATAATAATACTTCTTTCAGATTACTGCCATTGATACGTGCCGGGAGTCGTACGAAATAGGGTTGCCGATTATCAAAAAAGCCGGAGTTGAGCACAAAATCGACTTCGTCGAGTCCGAGGCTCTACCGGTCCTCGATAGACTCTTGGAAGATGTATGCTTAACACTTTTCCTCATTTAAATCTAATTAATATGCATTTTTTCGATTTTAACAGAGTTTGTGTCTATGATGTAGAATGAGAATGAAGGGAGTTTCGACTTCGCTTTTGTTGATGCTGACAAGGTGAATTACTCGAACTATCACAAGAGGTTGATCAAGCTGGTGAAGGTTGGCGGGGTAATTGCCTACGACAACACGCTGTGGTACGGAACCGTGGCAATGCCCGAGGAAATGGTTCCAAAGCATATGAAACCTAATAGTGGGGGCGCGATCGAGATCAACAAAATGCTCGCAGTTGATCCTCACGTTATGATTTCTCATGTTGCAATAGGCGACGGAATCACTATCTGTATGCGCGTCCAGTGACTTCTCATGTGATGCTGCTATCtactcctctctctttttcttcaagtgtttttctttattttctttctttattttttttgtttagatatTTCGGGGTTGTAATTCCAAATTTTCGTATCAAACATCCTTTTCATCTTGTATTGATAATGTagttaacaaccctaggttCTTGTGTCTCTCATTCATTTCCTCACTCTCTATCCTACAAATTATAGGGCCATCACATGGCTCTAGAAAACTAGACAAGAATGGAGGGAGCTACAATGGACGGGAGCTCTTCGTTCAGTGTAAGCTTCCCTCCAGTTCCGTCTAGTTTATCTAAATTATGAAATAAAGATTGGATATTTCGTAAACGCTTTCATTGATATCTCAATGAGCTGATACTTCgcaaaaatcgaaaaaatttgaataaaatgaaCAGCTCGGGTCATCTTTGTAGGACTCAGAACAGGTTCAAAGACGTATGTACGCGGTGGTATATACTCCATGTATGTAGTCACAATCTTTTCGCTCCCCAAACTCTAATATTTGCTTGTATTTTCAATTGATCATCTAAACTATTGAGTCATTAATAAATTCAGCCCATGTCGTCTAAATTCGTCAAATCGGTAATGGATTTTGCTGACTTGGACTAGCGGCTCCGTCAAATTAACCATGTGGCCCTGTCCTCCTCTTCTCCCTGTTCTCTTCTTTGTGACACATACACGGAGTACATGCCTAGAAacaattaaggctccgttccgttaaaaaaataagtacttattttttgaattaagattgatgtattgtgagaaaatgacttGTATTATAAAGCGGAAAATaattaaatacttaaaaaataaaaatctcaatTGAATGGAGTCTAAAATTAACCCATCACCATGAACACCCACGGACACTTCAATCCGTCTTCTTCATAGTCAAATGGCCCTCTCTTCTCCCTCCACACTCTCCGGGAGTATGGTGCATTGCATACTTGCGGTTTTTATTTCGTACTTTATACAAGGAAAatgtggttgtgtttggttgagagtttagtttagtttagttttggtagtaggtggagagagaaatagagtaatgattgaagataggggtaatgattggagagagatagagagagatgtgaaagtaaaaattggaaaaatagggtaatgattggagaaagcagtagggtaatgattgaaaaataaaactaaaacaaaactaaaatggcaaacgaacaaagcGTTCGTGTACTTCTCTCTGGTTATTATCTATAATCTGTATGCATATGTGAGTTCAGGAGAGAGACATCATTCAATTATGAAAGGCGATTGAATGgatcaagggttttttttttgaaaaataattttgccactttcttttttgttaacaccatttcccttcaaatgtatttttgcatcaaaaattcacttgcagaggagtgacgttaaaaaagaaaaagaaaaaggaagtaacaaaaatgagagagaagattggAACGTGGACGAGGAGAGGATATGGGTCCATCGTGTTGACTGTGACTGTGAAGGTCAAAACGTGATTGAAGGCAAAGGGTAGCAGGGAGATACAGTAAAAAGGACATGATTTGCTAAGTCTTCACAGACAAATttggagagacagagagagggaagcgggggctctgctgtgcctcATGGCACAGAGAAATTATTCGGTGCCCCAAAGGCAACGCCAGGTGTTGCCTctcacctgtttttttttttttttttatccgcaggtGCCTCCACCTTAAATATCTATTGACACGTGTTTTCTTCTCCCCTGTCCCACTAGACACAaccttttctctaaaattaagtgtttcaaatttcaatacttttgaatgggtgagaagattttatttttttatcatttaattctaaaaggtcataattaaattttgactataaggctctcgttgattaaccctaacaaagtcgtagaatcaaatatctcttaggactaaccaacgagagccttagagtcaaaatttaattatgaccctttagaattaaatgatcagataaataaaatcttctcacccattcaaacggattgaactttggaatacttaatttttcaacctttaatttatatattaaaaaatatagttaaaaaattaagtgcttcaaatttcaatccgtttgaatgggtgagaagattttatttatctgatcatttaattctaaagggtcataattaaattttgactatagggctttcgttgattaaccctaagacagtcgtagaatcaaatatctcttaggactaaccaacgagagccctagagtcaaaatttaattatgaccctttataattaaatgatcagataaataaaatcttctcacccattcaaacggattgaaatttgaagcacttaattttttaaccatattttttaatatataaactaaagattgaaaaattaagtgttccaaatttcaatccgtttgaatgggtgagaagattttatttatctgatcatttaattctaaaggatcataattaaattttgactctaaggctctcgttggttagtcctaagagatatttgattctacgactttgttagggttaatcaacgagggccttatagtcaaaatttaattatgaccttttagaattaaatgataaaaaaataaaatcttctcacccattcaaaagtattgaaatttgaaacacttaattttagagaaaaggtTGTGTCTAGTGGGATAGGGGAGAAGAAAACGCGTGTCAATAGATATTTAAGGTGGAGGCacctgcggataaaaaaaaaaaaaaacaggtgagAGGCAACACCTGGCGTTGCCTTTGGGGCATCGAATAATTTCTCCATGGCACAGCACCCCCTATCCACACCCTCAAACGGTACCGCACACACTTccaaacggtaccgtttgggattaaaaaaaattttaagttttaaatTTGTAATCTTAAAGAGtagaaatgtgattatgagaatcttaaagataaaatttaattatgcctctttagaataatatgatcagaataataagatcttcacactggtccaaactgattgaaaattggaacagtaaattttttaaccatattttttaatatataaacggtctaaaaaattaagtacattaatttttaatttattgaacaagtgcgaaaatcttattattattCTGATTAAATTATTctaaaaatacataattaacttttgtctttaaGGCTCTAATAATCACATTTTTTCTCCACaagatcctaaataaagagcagatgcttaattatgagagttttaaagacaaaagttaattacgaTCCTTTAGAAttatatgttcagaataataagatcttcgcacttgttcaaacagaataaaaattgaagcaattaattttttaattttttagaacgttcatatattaaaaaatatgggtaaaaaatttactgctccaattttcaatcagtttgaaccagtatgaagattttattattctgatcatattattctaaagaggcataattaaattttatctctaagactctcataattacgtttctgttctttaggattgcaaattgaaaacttaagattttttttaatcccaaacGGTTTGGGGTGTTTGGAGGTATGGATAGAGGGTGCTGTGCCATGAGTCACAGCAGAGCCCGCttccgagagggagagagagagatagcagATGAGGGAGGAGAAAAGTTTGCTTTGCTGGCGTGAGTGGATGAGTCAATAAGCAAAACGTGTCactaaaaaaaagagataattACTTACTTACGCCTTACGGCCGAGTAGGTGAGATAAAGGAAAAGtgattttaataaagaaaaaaggcaAAGTGTGAGATAAAGGAAAAGtgattttaataaagaaaaaaggaaaagtacTAAAAGGAGCAAAGTCCGCGGACTTGTCGTTGCCTAATctaatagataaaaaaaaaattgattttcacacacTCATCTTTTAtgtatttgcattttttttttgtctctattcatgtaaaataaacaaattatcCCTTACATGTAAAAAATGAacgtaaaagaaagaaaattttatagTTTCActttgaataaggaaaaaaaaatgcaaatgaaaaaaaagagaatgaaaaaatgatttgcccccccaaaaaaaaaaaaaaaaccagtaaGAAAGTTTCCCCCCACAATCCACATCACATCTTCACCTGCTCTCTCATTTTCCTGACTAATCCATAGTATTTCCGGTCCCCCtttcttcttattttatttaatttcctTAAAACACGTGAGCAAAGAGAGTAAAAATTTCGCTAACACCCTGTACAATTTTTATCAATCACGAGGAAGGTAGTGTTCATTCTCTAATGTATTATCCACTGCAATTTCCCAACatttaaaagcaaataaaaaagagaCCAATTTTTGGGTTCCacataaataatctaataaaattgGGTACTAATAATGCCAATATTGTTATTGTTAGTATAAAAATTCTAGTGCAcaaaaaggttcaaaaaaaatcagcacGATTGAATACGTGCAAGTGATTGATCAAACTTCCAACTTCTCAGTTCAatttagaattcaaaatcctaaattttaaataaaaacttgaaaaagTATATCAATCACTTACACAAATTCAATTGCTGGTTTTTTAGGTGGGTCATTCATGAACAATTTGGATTATTTGGATGACTATGACCAAAACAACTGAATTGTAAACATGAAATTAATCAAACATCCAAATTCAGGTCTCATATGGGGGCTGTCCAGTAGTTGGCATTAGTGGAAAATCCTGGTCAGAGAGAAAACACCTTGCTCTATTAATTCTGCTCTGAAGTGTCAAAGGTTGAACTTCTCTCTCCACATTACTCTCtaggcactctctctctctctctctctctctctctctctctgaaacaTATCAACTTCTGAAAAAAGTTGGAAAGCAATGGAGCACACAACGAAGGAGGAGACACAATATCCTACCAAGGGAATATTGCAGAGTGAGGAGTTGTATCAGGTACCCTTAATTATTccaattcttttttaattgagtatttattttcttggtGCTAACTGttattccctccgtcccctaATGTTCGtt
It encodes:
- the LOC131327447 gene encoding probable caffeoyl-CoA O-methyltransferase At4g26220, whose amino-acid sequence is MERRVALELWGPQGQAPPLSETPPLFPPREHFPSLERLLVQLPTPGEAPIFAWEGRYIVNAKKTIELGVFTGYSLLLTALSIPEDGKITAIDTCRESYEIGLPIIKKAGVEHKIDFVESEALPVLDRLLEDNENEGSFDFAFVDADKVNYSNYHKRLIKLVKVGGVIAYDNTLWYGTVAMPEEMVPKHMKPNSGGAIEINKMLAVDPHVMISHVAIGDGITICMRVQ